The genomic interval GCAGAAAAGTACGCTTAATACCATCGTTTTTGCCAGCGACAAAGAACTTGTCAGTAGCAGCGACGATCAATTTATTATGATTTGGAGACTCCCATGAATATTTCAAGTATTGTGATACAAACAAAGCCTTTACATGTAAAAGAAATTATCGCCATTTGTGAGGCGAGTGATTTTTGTGACTACCATTTTTCCGATGAGCAAACAGGCAAGATCGTCGTGACGATTGAGGGTGAAAACCTCGATGAAGAGATGTCAAAAATGAAAAAGATCGAGCAGATTCCTCACGTCATCTGTGCCGATATGATGATGGCATACAGTGAGGATGAACTGGACAAAGAGCGCGAAATGTTAGAGCATTCTCCCAGCGTGCCAGACATCCTCAATGATGAAAGTATTGCACTCAAAGACATCGTCTACAAGGGTGATTTGAAGAAGAAGATCAACTAAACATCTCGTGCATTAGAGGAGTCTTAAGCGCATACGCGGTACAATACCTTTAAAAAATATAAAGGCAATATCCATGGGTTTAGGTGTCGGTATCGTAGGACTCCCCAATGTCGGAAAATCAACCACGTTTAACGCGCTTACCAAAGCGCAAAATGCAGAATCTGCAAACTATCCTTTTTGTACAATAGAGCCCAATAAAGCTGTGGTTCCTGTTCCAGATCCAAGACTCGAAGAGCTTGCAAAGATCGTCAATCCTGAGCGCATTCAGCACTCAACGGTCGATTTTGTTGACATCGCTGGTTTGGTTAAGGGTGCTAGTGCAGGCGAAGGTCTTGGCAATCAGTTTTTGTCCAACATTCGTGAAGTCGAAGTCATTTTACATATGGTGCGCTGTTTTGAAGATGAAAACATCACGCATGTTGAAAACAGCATCAATCCGCTTCGTGACATCGAGATCATCGAGAGTGAGCTTATTTTTGCGGACGTTCAACAACTCGACAAAAAATTAGACCGTCTCAAACGTCAAGCCAAACTCGAAAAAGGCGCACAAGCGATGGCAGAAATTGCCACGGAACTTCGCGCCCATCTTGATGACATCAAGCCTGTCAGCACCTTTGCTAGGCGTGATGATGAAAACTTTCAAGCACTCGATAAAGAGCTACGTTTTCTCTCCAACAAAACCATCATCTACGGTGCCAATGTCGATGAAGCAGGACTTTTAGAAGAGAATAGTTTTGTTAAAGCCGTTAAAGAACATGCAAAAGCTGTCGGTGCGGACGTTGTTGTTCTTTGTGCTAAAGTTGAAGAAGAGATGATTGGTCTTGAAGAGGATGAAGCCGAAGAGTTCTTAAAAGAGCTTGGCATCGAAGAATCAGGTCTTAAACAGATCATCCGTCTTGCCTTTGACAAACTTGGCCTTGCGTCATACTTCACAGCAGGTGTCAAAGAAGTTCGCGCGTGGACGATTGAAAAAGGGTGGAAAGCCCCTAAGGCTGCGGCAGTGATTCACAACGATTTTGAAAAAGGATTTATCCGTGCCGAAGTCATTGGCTACAACGATTTTATCGCATTCAAAGGCGAAGCTGGCTCAAAAGAAGCAGGTAAAATGCGCCTAGAAGGCAAAGAGTACATCGTTCAAGATGGCGATGTGATGCACTTTAGATTTAACGTTTAACCTTCAGCCACGTTTACATGTAAGCTTACATGTAAACGTGGTTTACTTCACTACCTTTTCAATTTTTCTTCATTTGCAAAAGAAGCAGCCTTGTGTTTCGTGAGCTAAAATAAAGCGTCAAGGCAAACAAAAGCACAGCGATGGAAAACATAGTAACGGTGGCTAAGTCCCACTCACCATTGCCATTTTGGGCTTGCGACAGCTTCCCACCCGTGGTTGCTTTGGCTTTCACATCCGCAGGAAATCCCTCCAAAGGCGCGATGCCTTCTTTAACTACGCTGTGTCCAGGACCGCCATCGAGTACGACTTGGTACGGCTCTTTGGGAATCGCGATGATCAGCTCACTCGATTCGGGCAAGCGTTGTTGAAACAACACATTCCCACTGAGGAGTGACTCCAACTTAATGAGCGCTCCAGAAGCGAGCTCTCCTGTACTAAACTCGCCACGAACGGTGATAGTGTCATCATCGTTGTTCATAACGTTCATCAAAAGCGTGTGCGCCTCTAAAAACGATGCCACACACAGTGCCATAATGATTATGCCTAATTTTTTCATATCAATCCTTCAGTTGAAATTTTTGTGTCCAAAATGCTTGAATTTTCTCTTGCTCTTGTGGGAGTTTAAAACCGATCCAAAGCAGCAAAGCGCCTACAACAAATAGCCCAATATCCACACTTAAGATGCTCATCATTTCCTCTTGCCACAAGAGAAGTGGTGAAAAACCACTGGTGTAAAAGTGAATGAGGGGGCTAATGAAAAACAAAATACCGCCCAGTTTTAAAAACTCTTTTGCCGTTTGGTAGGAGTTAAGACGGTAAAACGACCACGTCAATGTTGCGATCCAAAAGAGCGCAAAAGCACTTTTGTGCCAGAAAAAGCGTTCAGGTAGATCAAACGGCAAGCTCCATTGCAGTGCAAATAAAAGTCCCGTCGCAGGAATAACCCCGACCATAACGCTTAAGGAGAGTTTGCCCATCCAGTGGTAGATCGGAACGTTAGACGAAAATTGACGCGCCTGTTTTTCCATGTAAAGCAGCACACCAAAGCCTAATGCGAAGGCAGAAACGAGCATGAGTGAGGCGATAAATAGCCTTGTAAACGTGTCAACCCCAAAGAGAAAATGCAAAAAGAAGATCGCATCGTAAAAAAGCCCCGACCAGTGCTTGTCCATCACTTTGTGCTGGGCAATAAGACTGCCATCAACGCCACTCAGCGTTACGCTTGGCTCATTGGAGATACCGTTTAAAAACGGCATATAGGGATTGTATCCTTCGACTTTGGCTTGCGCACTTGAGTCTTTCCAGTTGCTGAGCGTAATTTTATGGATTTGAACCTCAGGCATAATCGCTTTGGCTTTGAGCAAAATCTCATTCATGGAGAGCATAGGAGCTGTGTCATTTTTCTTCTCAATGCGCGCAAGATTGGGGTAGAGCACAGGGCCTACCAGTTTCCACGTCTCGAAGGTTTCGCCTTTGGATGCCAGATATGCCATCGGTCCTGACGCGTTGTATCCGATGTTCATCAGTGCTCCCGTGAGCGTGATGATGATAAACGGTGGAAAAACCCACATGAAAATTTTGCGGTGCCATTTGGCAAACTTGCTTTGGGCATTTTTGCCACTGTTTTTATAGTTGATTTTCCAAATAAGCATCAGTCCACCGATGATAAGAAACATCGCAGCAACGGCGGTAAATCCAAACACAAGGTAGCCAAAGAGTTTAAAGGGTCTGCCATAGTGCATATAGTTTAAAAAGCGTGCGAGTTGAGACTGTTCATCTTCGTTTTCCACCTCTTGTGCGGTGTTAGAATTGAACACTTTTGTTTTCATAAACATCGTTGAAATGCGAAGAGCCGGGTCGTGCATGGCACCGGGTAGGGTGATGGTAATGCCATTAACTTGCGGGTAATCAGGATCAGCAAGCACAGGATCGATCATCGCGGAGTAGTCCACTTTTTCAACATTAGGCATTGCATAATGGCGCGAAGGCTTCTCCCACACCTGAACAAAAGGAAGCAAAATGGCAAAAATACCAAAAAAAACAGCCACATAAAGCAGCAGCGAAATGTTAATGCCCACCGCAACGTGAATGCGTTGGAGACGTTGTTTAAAAATCTTTTTAGCTCCTTCCATCATACACTCCCTTTAAAAAATAGAACAGCGATGATGATGGCAAAGCCAAGGGTGGGCACAGTGCTTCGAAGCAGCACGCTCAGTTTTGTAGGAGCTAGGACGATCCACAGCGCCGCTACTGCCCAGACAAACGTGTTAAACAACAAAGGAATGATGATGGACTCACCTGGCGTTACAGGCAGAAGAAAAATGAGCAAAGTCATACCCAAATACGCAACGCATAAGCCTCCAATGATGGCACAAATGCCTCTGAAAAGTCCGATGGTTTTACCACTCTTTTCAGGTTGTGAGAGCTCTTTAATAAGGCTCATTCCTTTGGTTTTTAGCATTTTCATCCTTTACATGTAAAGATCTTGCGCCACACAGACGCAAGATCTTTGGTTTTTAAAATGTGTATTTAAAGCTAAGCGTGGCATTGCGTGGTGAGCCATACACCATGCCATCCGAGCCGATACCTTCGTAATACTCTTTATCAAAAATATTATTCACATTGAGTTGGAGTTTCATATGTTTATCCACATCGTATGAAACCATCGCGTTGGTTAGAATATATGCATCTTGGGTGATTTCGGTTGCACCACTTCCCGTGTAGATTTTGCTTCGATAGTTCAGTCCCAGACCAAAACCGAATTTTTGAATGGTGTATTTGGTAAAGAGATTTGCCATCGTGCGAGAGGCTTTCGTTGAAATTTTGTTGCCATCCGCATCCTTAGCTTCAAAATTGGCGATTCCAAAGCCCATATTCCAGTTATCGGTTATTTCGCCGTTAATATCGATTTCAAACCCTTTACTCACGACGCCATCAACGGCTTCGTACGCATAGTCCGTCGTACCTGAAACGAACTGGCTGGTCGCTTCACCGACATTGTCTTGTTCAACTCTAAAGACAGACAATGATGCGTTTAAGCGTTTATCGAAGTATTCGCCTTTGATGCCCGTTTCGTAATTTTTTCCAACGATGGGATCAAGATACTCTCCGCTCACATCTTTATGATCTTGTGGTTTAAAAATATCGGTGTAACTGACGTAAACAGAGTGATTTTCGTTGAGATCGTAAATAAGCCCTGCGTACGGCGTCAGTTCGTTGGTAAACTCTTTATTTCCTGTGCCAGTATCGTTTTTATATTTCCAATCCGAAACCCTGAGTCCCGTAATGAGTTTCAAATCATCCGTTAAAGAGAATTTGCCAGCGACATAGGTTCCCATTTGGGTGGTTTTATGGGGAGTCGTCGCATAATCCATTGATAAATTAGGATTGGCTACATTGATAGCATACAAATTCATAACAGGACTCGCAAGAGAGGATACAGGATAATCCATACCCCAGTTATTGTATTTAAGATCGGAAGTGTTACGCATCACGCCAAAGATGATTTCATGATTGAGATTCGCTAATTCAAACGGTGCAGAGATATAAACATCGATATTTTGCTCGTTGTAAAGCGAATCATTGACATAACGGTAAACATAGCCTTCGCCCGTACCGCTAGCTTGATCAACCGTTCCTCCAAAATAGAGCAGTGATGAATCGCCGTAGAGTTTACGGTACGAATAAGCAAGATTGAAAGAGATGTCGTTGTAAAGGTACTGCTTAAAATCAAGATAAAAAGCTTTTGTTTCGCTGTTCCAAGCCGTATAGTCTTCACTGACCGTAGCAGATCTGGAAAAATGGGTTCGCGTACCATCACTGTAAAACGCAGGCAACCCACCCCAACGAATTCCACTACGATCCAGTTTTTGATACTCAGCAGCAATGGAGAGGTACGTGGTCTCCGTTAAGTCCATATCCACAACGCCATAAACAATGTCGTTTGTTTTTTCATAGCCGTTCATAAACGATTTTTTATCTTCGTGTTTCGCGACAAGACGTCCTCTGATATTTCCCTCTTCATTAAGCGGTGATGAAACATCCATGGAAGAACTGTAAGCATCCCATGAACCAGCAGAAACTTCTACTTCGCCTTTGACCTCTTTAGAATTGGCATGTTTGCGAATAAAATTCAATCCCACAGCAGGGTTACCCGCTCCCGTCATTAATCCATTAGCCCCTTTTACGATTTCAACACGATCGTAAATGGATAGGTCAATATCATTGGCACCTGCATCTGAGATAGCGTAAGTCGGCATCCCATCTATCAGATAATAATCGACATCAAAGCCTCGTGCCGTTGGGTATATTCTTTCATCCATACGATTTAAAGAGACGCCTGTAACGTAACTCAGCATCTCTTGATAAGAGGAAAGACCCATATCTTCGAGTTTTTGATCGGTCAGCACGGTCACCGATTGGGGTGTTTCGCGTGTGGATAAGTTGAGCTTGGTTGCCGTACGCATGCTTTTGGTCGTGTAAGAACCCGTTCCTTCGCTAATCGCAGATTCATCTGCTGCATGAATAGTGATGGCATCGAGTGCGACATTGGCATCGTCTTTTTGTTTAACGATGATGGTATTATCTTTAATAACCGCCTCAAGTCCCGTGCCGTCTAAAAGCAGTTTTAAAGCTTTCTCCAATCCCTCGACATTTTTAATCGGAGTCGCTTTTTTGCCCGTAAGGATGTTCGTATCCATGATGTAGGGCAGTTTGGATTGCTCTGAGAGGGTTTCGATCGCCTCTTTGAGCGACGTTGTCGTGATGGTGTACGTGCCATCTCCTGCATACAAGCTTCCCGCCAGAAGCAATGCAACTGAGTGTGCTACCAAAGAGTGTTTGAGTAAGCGCATAGTTTCTTCCTTTTTCTCTTTACATGATTTTGAGAACGAATCTCTAAAAAAGAAGACGCAAAAGGATGAATTCTCTGACATAAAATTTTGACCCATTTATTTGATGACGATTTTAGTGGCGCTTTTTTCGATCATCACAGGATGAATAAGCGGCAATGCGTCTAAAAAAGCGTCGAGTCGGTGCACATCAAAATTCCCACTGATGGGAAGAGCTGCAACGCGTGTATCGAGATAAACCGTGATATCAAGATGCTTGGCAAATTCGTTAAAGACCTCTTTGAGGCTTGCTTGGTAAAAGGTGTATTTTCCCTGTTGCCACTCTCCAACTTTTTGGGCGTTGATTTTTTGAAGGTCAATATGTTGTGTCACTAGATTGAAACTAAGGCTTTCTCCTTTAGTTACTAAAGCAATAGGTTTATCGTTATGATTGAGTGCGGAAACCTCCACTTTTCCCTCTTTGACATTGATTTGAAGAAGGTTTTCAAAGTTTTGAACCTCAAATTTAGTGCCTAGCACTTTGATGTTCACCCTGTCCGTTTGAATGATAAAAGGTGCCGTCTGGTTGGGAAAAACATCGAAAATGGCTTTGCCACGCGACAATTTCACCAAACGTTTGCTTTTAAAGTAGGTCACGTCGATGCTGGTATTGGCATCTAGGGCAATTTTTGATGTGTCAGGCAAGAGAATGTCGTTGTGAACTTTATTTGTGGCAACATACTGCTCTGAAAACGTGATGCGATCGTAAAAGAGGGTAAAATAAACCACGCACAGCGTACAGGCGGCAACGGCAAGCGGTGCTATGTAGCGCAAAAAGAGGGGTTTTGTATTTCGTACTTCGCGTGTGTGCCTCACTTCACGTTTCAGATCATCCAAAAACGCTTGCGGCAGTGCATGAACCTCTTGCAGCAACTTTTTTTCATCCTGAAAAGCTTCATGATGGCGCGCATCACAGGCAATCCATGCGAGAAAGGTTGAGTCAGTTTGAAGGTTTTCGCCTTCGCTCTGCTTGGAGAGCCATAAGCGTGCTTGATGCTGTATATTTTCTTGGATCGACATCAAAAACCACCCTCTTTACGTTTGATCTTCTCTTTGAGCTCTATGCTGGCACGTGAGAGATGCTTTTCAACCGCTTCGATGGAAATGCCCATCATCTGCGAAACTTCATCTCGGCTGTAGCCTTCAAGCACATGCAAAACAAAGGCTTCTTTGCGCTTTTGAGGCAGTGTTTGAAGCGCTCGCATCAGTGTTTTTTGACGATCTTGTTCAAGCAACACCTCTTCAGGCTCAACGGTTTTAGCGATGTATGCGTTCTCTTCATAGAGTACTTCTTGGAGATTAAAGTTTTTACGGGCTTTATCGATCATAAGATTTTTTGCGATTTTATACAGCAGTGCCCGTTTGTTGAGGATCTCTTGGCTATTTTGCAGAGCAATGGCTTTCATATACGATTCTTGAACAATATCTTGTGCATAATCTTTATTGGGGATTCTGCTCTTAATAAAAAACAATAATTCTTTATAATACTGAATCATTACCCTACCATTTTCTCTTTTATAATTTTGATAACTATAGTCAAAAAGTAGTAAAGCGGTGCTTAAAAGGTGAAATTAGGCAGAAAATTGACGAAAAAAGTGAGATGATTTGAAAAAAAAGGAAGGAATATCTTTTTACATGTAAAGATTAAGAAGTGTAACCAAAGAGCATAAACAGACTCTTTGGTTACAGGGGAGTTTTTTTATTCTCCGCTCAGTGTTTCCCCATCGTACGCCATAATCCCATATTCCAGATTGAGGACGGTTTTAAAACCCATGTGTTTTAAAATGCGTTGACAATACGCACTTCTGCTTCCGCTGTAGCAGTATAAAATGACAGGTGTGTTCTCTTTGCCGTTTAACTGCTCCATAGCATTGTGAAAGCTGGTGGTGGGGATCAGGAAGTCAGTGCCTTTGATACGGTTGCCGATCCACTCCATCCATTCGCGTGTGTCGACAAGGTTGAACTTCACACAGCCTTGTTCTCTAGCTTCTAGGAGCGCTTCGAGTTCACTGCCATCGAGTTGTTCTTTTTTCATCAAGACTTCGCACTCTTCTTTGCTGAGACCGCGAGTATGCGTATGTGCTACTTCTTCGGTGTTTTCTTCTTGGGCAAGTTCGCGCGCGTGCTCAGGCGTGCAGAAGATCGTGCAGTGGCATTTGCCTTTTTGGGGAATTTCTACCGTGAGTGCAGGCGTACAGGGGCATAAACGGTTATCGGCTTTGGCTTGCTCTTCGGGTGTGTTTCCGATGACCATAAAACAGGGACAGTAGCGTTTGCCATAAATCAGTTTATTGCGTGTTAAGCCTTGCTGGATGGACTCTTTGACTTCGGTGAGTGGGGTGTAGGCGAATCCAAATTGCTCGCATACCTTGTCGGTAAATACCTCTGTTTTTTCAAATTCTGCTAGAAACTCGGGTGAGTTCATATCTATTTTAGTTATCAAATGTATTTCCTTCATTTATTTTTATATGCACTATTATAGAGAATTTGCATTGGAAGAAAATTAAAAGAACGCTTTACATGTAAAGCATCAAGAAAAGAAGGCGTTTACTCTTTATATGTAAAAGCGTTTTTGCGATTTTTTTGCTCTTTTTTTGCTTTACCATTTCTCTCGTTGGTTAAAAAAATAAATTAAAAAAAGAGTTTAAGATGCAAACGCTTCAACCGCACGATACGTTAAGACTGGACGAGGTCAAACATCTTCGCGATATCTTCAATGCTCAAAATTCCAAAGAGCTTAAAGTTGCGTTTGATGCACTGAATGCTTCCATCGAAATTTCACAAGAGGATTTGGAAATTCAGTTCAATCGCTATTTTGTAGGTCCCATGGAAACCGTTGCCGATCCTTTTGCCTCCGTCTACCTCGATAATCCCGATGTTTTTATGTCCAAAACTACTTTATATGTAAGAGATTTGTACGAAACGATGGGCTTTACCTATTCGCTTAAAAACGTTATTCCTGAAGATCATTTGGGTGTCGAATTAGATGCCTATTACCAACTACTTTTTCTTGAAATTGCTAAAGAGATCACCTATTTAAGTGACCTTCGTCACTATTTTTTACATGAACACTTAGCCCTTTGGATACCGCGTTTTCTTGAACGTGGCTTAGCGCAAAGTGAACGAGACTCTAAAGCGATGACTTTTATTTTACTGCAGCTCAAATCGTTATTGATAAGAGAAACCACGACAACAAGGAGTTCTTGAATGAGTTATTCCAAAGAAAAAGTTGAGAGCATTCTCAACAACGGCATCAGCCGAAGAAGTTTTCTAAAAGGCTTAGCAGCCAGTGGTGTATTGACATCGCTTCCAGGCGGTATTCTTCAAGCCAATGAAGATCTCAATACTAAAATTCCCTATGTAGGGCAAAAAAATTACCAAACGTTTCGCAATGCGTGTCCACGAAACTGTTACGACACCTGTAGTATCAAAACTTACGTCAAAGATGGCGTGATGCAGTTTATCGAAGGCGCAACGGAGTCTACCTATACCAGAGGTGGCTGTTGTGTTAAAGGCAATTCGTACGTCAAGAGAGTTTACTCAGCGCGTCGTCTTAAATTCCCAATGATGCAAGTGGGCGGCAAAGGTTCAGGCAACTGGAAACGCATCTCTTGGGATTATGCGATGGAAACGATTGCTAAAAAACTCTTAGAGATGAAAAAAGAAGATGGAACCTTGCTTGGTGCTGCACTCACCAAATACTCTGGCAACTTTGGCATCACCCATTACGGTGTAGAGGGGATGTTTAGCTCTATTGGCTATACCACCAGACTTGCGGGAACACCATGTTGGCCAGCGGGTATTGACGCGCAAAACCTCGATATGGGCGATATGTGGTGTAACGATCCTGAAGAGATGAAAGACAGTAAATTTATCATTCTTTGGGGTGTGAATCCTGCGAGCAACTCGGTTCACTCGATGAAATACATCTATGAAGCGAAGAAAAAGGGTGCTAAAGTTGTCGTCATCGACCCAATTTTCACCGAAGCCGCTTCCAAAGCGAGTCAATACATTCAGATTAAAACAGGCACCGATGGTCTCTTAGCGCTTGGAATGGCAAAGATTATCATTGAAGCCAATTTACACGATCAAAAATGGCTTGATGCGAACTCAAAAGGGTACAAAGAGTACAAAGCGTATCTTGATAAAGAGATCAAATTAGACAATGTTTCTAAAATTACAGGCATTCCTCTTGCAATGATTAAAGAGTTGGCTTTATCGTTTGCAAAAGCAAAACCTGCAACTGTTTGGATGGGCTATGGTATGCAACGTCACACCAATGGCGGCTCAATGATTCGTGCGATTGACGCATTGGTAGCAGTTTCAGGAAACATTGGCAAATACGCAGGTGGTGCTCGTTATGGTCACCTGAGCACATGGGGCTTTAACTATGCCGCACTTTCTCAAACCAAACCAGAAGGCAGCGTTGGGTACACCGGTGTTAGCGCTATCAAAGGTGAATTTGCGAAAGAGAGTGGTGCAAAAGCGGCGTATACCGATCGTTCTTTAAACATCAACAAAACAGCGCGTGAACTTTTAAATGCAAAAGAGCCCAAAGTAAGATTGCTGTGGGTGGCCTGTAAAAATGTCTTCTCACAAGATTTTGATCGCAATCAACTTATCCGTATGTTTCAACAACTTGACCTTGTGGTCGTTGCCGATCAGTTCTTTAATGAAACCGCAAAATGGGCCGACATCGTCCTTCCTGTTGCCACACAGTTTGAAGAGTACGATGTGAACGTCTCTTACTGGCATTACTGGTTGAGCCTCAATGAGCAAGCAATCAAACCTCTTTTTGAAGTCAAATCCGACGTTGAGATTGCAGCACTGCTTTCTAAACATATGAATAAACTAGAAAAAGGTTCATGTACCTTCCCTCAAAGTGTGGATACCAAAGTGATGACGATCAAAGAGTTTAACCCTGGCATCTACGAGCAATTTGGCATTAAATCATGGGAAGAGCTTAAAAATGGTCCCGTAAAAGCCAAAGCGGTCATTCCGTATGCCGATGGCAAGTTTAAAACTCCAAGTGGTAAGTTTGAGTTTTATTCTGACAAAGCCTTGGAGCTTTTTGGTAATGCTTTACCTTCCTATGTTGAAGTGCGTAAACCGTACGATAAATTCCGCATGACATCACCTCATAGTAGATGGAGCTTGCACTCACAGTTCCAAAACTTAGAGTGGATGGAAGACATGCACCCTGAGCCGTATGTGTACATCAACCCAGATGATGCGGAAGCCAAAATGGTCAAAGAGGGCGACACGGTAGCGGTCTTTAACAAACAAGGACTCTTACGTGTGAAAGCCAAACTCACCGACAACGTTCAAGCCGGAACCGTTTTGATGTACGAGCAGTGGTATAACAACAACATTTACAACGTCAATGAACTTGTCGATGACACCAGTTCAGACATGGGTGCGTTTAAAACGGGAGCTCCTGGAGTTGCCTTGCATGATACCTTTGTCAACTTTAGAAAACTATAACAGGAGATTGTGATGCAAAAAGCTTTTTTAGTCGATGGCAGTATCTGTCTAGGATGTAATACGTGTGCAATGGCCTGTAAAAATCAGTATCATCAAGATGATGGAATTTTATGGCGCAAAGTAAGGGAAATTGGGGCAGAAGATTATTTGATAGACAACAACAATATCTTGCCAGCCTTAACGTCGTATCAAAAAGCACCAAAAGTGCAGATGCCGATGGAGCGTTTCTATTTTTCATTGGCGTGTAACCATTGTGAAAATCCAGCATGCGTGGCGATTTGTCCTGTGGGTGCGCATACGAAAGACCCTGAAACGGGCATTTGTAAACATGACCAAACGATCTGTATTGGCTGTGGAGGATGCGTTAAAGCGTGTCCGTTTGGTGCTTCAAAGTTCAATACCAAAATGGGACAAGCCGAGAAGTGCAGTATGTGTTGGGAAAGGCAAGCCGATGGCAAAACAACGGCGTGTGTTCAGTCCTGTCCTGTAGGCGCGATCGCGATTATCGATCTTCACGATCCAAAATACAAAGAGTATGCGAATGCTGCGCCGATTGGCATTGATTATGCGATTAATGCGGAGACGAAACCGAGCACACGCTTCATTCATCCATCCATGCCCAAAGAGGTTTACAGACTTCCAAAAGGATAATCTTATGAAAACAACACTGCGATTGATTTTGAGTCTTTGTGGTGTTTTTCTTTCACTCGCTTGGGGGCAAATTGCCCCAAGCACTTGTAGTTTTGGCGATCCTCGTTTTGAAGAGCTTTCCCATCAAAACGTTGTGCTCATCGAGCCCAAAAACTACGTGGTGGGCGAAGAAAACTTCGTTATAATACAGCTCGAAAAGCCAGAACTTCCCTCAGGCTACATGGTGAGTGTTTTTGTCGATACGATCACATCACCCAAGAGTGAGCCTGAAGTGCAAGGATGGTACCCAAAAACGAATATAAAGCCTTTAAAAGAGGGATTTTACGAGCTGTCGGTTCGCGTGAACCTGATGTATAAGGGAAGCTGAGGCGGTATTTTGGTTGCAAGTCTTGCAAATACAAAGATTCGTTTTACCGCAAAGAAACCGAAATGATAAGGAGCATCAAACGTGGATAAACTTTTTTTGGAACGATTGAAGACGCTCACTATTCTCTATGCCGAAGATGAAGAGGGCATCCGTAAAAACATTGCCGCATCGCTTCGCTACTATACCAAAGAGGTCATCGAAGCGGAGAATGGCAAAATTGCTTTAGAGCTCTACAGACGTGAAAAACCTGATATTGTACTGACTGATATTTTAATGCCCGTGATGAACGGCGTGGATCTGGTACGAGAGATTCGTAAAACCGATGAAGAGACACCTTTGGTCATTATCTCGGCGCACACCGATAGGGAGTATCTGCTCAAAGTCGTCGATCTGCATTTAGAGCAGTACATCATCAAACCAGTCAATCTTAACGGTCTTTTAGAAGCGCTTGCACGCTGTTTGAAACGCATTTCCCAAACGCATACGATTGTCTATGAACTTCCCTGTGGCTACTCGTACGATGTCGATCATAAATTGCTGAGCTATGAAGGTGAGACCATTCATCTCAATAAAAAAGAGGCGGGATTTTTGGAGTTACTGCTGCATAATAAACAACGCATTGTCACCTACGATGAGTTGCAAGCCCATGTCTGGCAAGATGATGTAATGACCGATAGCGCGCTTCGTTCACTCGTGCGCAATTTACGCAAGAAATTACCGAAAGATTTTATTACCAATTTATCAGGGGTTGGGTACCGATTTGAGATGTGCTAGACTTTTTCTTTTACTGTTTGTGTATGTAACTTTTGGCAATGCACAGGAGTGGAAAAACCCTTTTTACTACCGCAGTGATGAT from Sulfurospirillum multivorans DSM 12446 carries:
- a CDS encoding response regulator transcription factor, with protein sequence MDKLFLERLKTLTILYAEDEEGIRKNIAASLRYYTKEVIEAENGKIALELYRREKPDIVLTDILMPVMNGVDLVREIRKTDEETPLVIISAHTDREYLLKVVDLHLEQYIIKPVNLNGLLEALARCLKRISQTHTIVYELPCGYSYDVDHKLLSYEGETIHLNKKEAGFLELLLHNKQRIVTYDELQAHVWQDDVMTDSALRSLVRNLRKKLPKDFITNLSGVGYRFEMC